A window of the Mesorhizobium opportunistum WSM2075 genome harbors these coding sequences:
- a CDS encoding DUF1285 domain-containing protein translates to MSEHFEHREQSLTDATEARGLEALISRAARAGKGAAPVERWNPDFCGDLDMEIKADGTWFYLGTPIGRMPLVQLFSSVLRKDADGRTYLVTPVEKVGIRVADAPFIAVEMDVSGSGDQQVITFRTNVGDVVEAGPERPLRFVDENETGGLKPYVLVRGRLEALVARPVMYELVEHAEEIEIDGRTMFAVRSRGAVFAIMPADQLKRLSA, encoded by the coding sequence ATGTCGGAACACTTCGAACATCGCGAACAGAGCCTTACCGATGCCACCGAGGCGCGCGGCCTGGAGGCGCTGATCTCGCGTGCGGCACGTGCCGGCAAGGGCGCGGCGCCGGTCGAGCGCTGGAATCCCGACTTTTGCGGCGATCTCGACATGGAGATCAAGGCCGACGGCACCTGGTTCTATCTGGGTACGCCGATCGGGCGCATGCCGCTGGTGCAGCTTTTCTCTTCCGTGCTGCGCAAGGATGCCGACGGCAGGACCTATCTGGTGACGCCGGTGGAAAAGGTCGGCATCCGGGTCGCCGATGCGCCCTTCATCGCCGTCGAAATGGACGTTTCGGGCAGCGGCGACCAGCAAGTCATCACTTTCCGCACCAATGTCGGAGATGTCGTCGAGGCCGGGCCGGAGCGGCCGCTGCGCTTCGTCGACGAGAATGAGACCGGCGGATTGAAGCCCTATGTGCTGGTGCGAGGCAGGCTGGAGGCGCTGGTGGCGCGGCCGGTCATGTACGAACTGGTCGAGCATGCCGAGGAGATCGAGATCGACGGCAGGACGATGTTTGCCGTGCGCTCCAGGGGAGCGGTGTTTGCGATCATGCCGGCGGATCAACTGAAGCGGCTGAGCGCGTGA
- a CDS encoding S8 family serine peptidase: MAFAMLSAPIASAQQAPDADEMAALCHGGLSICVSAKIPAARTQAATTPGWMSPDVGAAWAAGYKGKGVTITIVDDFSSTSRFSGNFGIGVQTQRHGEWTREEASMIAPLATIRSKDFTTSSAVTLAPGLNVLNLSYGMYATAGYSPNQIGWSAEEASIISYATRGSAVVSKAAGNDSVAVGGVTNGQQDYLDLALVGKASAIFVGALSTNGTTSNPAQLAWYSNYAGSNPLVQSHFLVVGVDGSKTGLYGTSFAAPIISGYAAIIGSKFTKATPTQITNDLLNTARTDTLVNYSASTYGKGEASLSRALAPVAIR, from the coding sequence ATGGCCTTCGCCATGCTGTCGGCGCCGATCGCGTCGGCCCAGCAGGCCCCCGATGCCGACGAGATGGCCGCGCTGTGCCATGGCGGCCTGTCCATATGCGTAAGCGCAAAGATCCCGGCCGCGCGCACGCAAGCAGCAACAACACCAGGGTGGATGAGCCCCGACGTCGGTGCCGCGTGGGCCGCGGGTTACAAGGGCAAGGGCGTCACGATTACGATCGTTGACGATTTTTCCAGTACATCGCGGTTCTCCGGCAACTTTGGCATTGGGGTGCAGACCCAGCGGCACGGCGAATGGACACGCGAAGAAGCCTCCATGATTGCCCCCTTGGCAACCATAAGGTCGAAAGACTTCACAACCAGCTCGGCGGTGACGCTGGCGCCTGGCCTGAACGTGCTCAATCTGAGTTATGGCATGTACGCTACAGCGGGCTACAGCCCGAACCAGATTGGATGGAGCGCCGAGGAGGCTTCGATCATCTCTTATGCCACCAGAGGGTCAGCCGTTGTCTCCAAGGCAGCCGGCAACGACTCCGTTGCCGTGGGCGGTGTCACCAATGGCCAGCAGGACTATCTCGACCTCGCCCTGGTCGGCAAAGCGTCAGCGATCTTCGTCGGTGCGCTGTCAACGAACGGCACGACGTCAAACCCGGCCCAGCTCGCCTGGTACTCCAACTACGCCGGATCCAATCCGCTTGTGCAAAGCCATTTCCTTGTAGTCGGTGTCGACGGGAGCAAGACGGGCCTTTATGGCACGTCCTTCGCCGCGCCGATCATTTCAGGCTATGCGGCGATCATCGGCAGTAAATTCACCAAGGCCACGCCGACCCAGATCACCAACGATCTGCTCAACACGGCTCGTACCGACACGCTGGTCAACTATAGCGCCTCCACCTACGGCAAGGGCGAAGCAAGCCTTTCGCGTGCCTTGGCTCCCGTGGCCATCAGGTAG
- a CDS encoding DUF58 domain-containing protein — protein sequence MARIGEVQAPAATRDALARGRLRASLVPDLLVEARRIVNTVIAGWHGRRKRGIGENFWQFRPYVEGDSSRIDWRRSARDDHTYVRDREWEAAHTVWLWADPSPSMLYKSTGASVSKQSRALVLTLAMAELLSRSGERIAWPGLTDPFTARNGAERIAAQLMHAGELPAKPDLTDIRRFCDIVIASDFLDPVEETMAWLGVLARHGVRAHLIEVADPAEETFPYAGRTEFTDPETGEKLTAGRAEMLADEYRLLYTARRQELAGWCKRLGWSFTVNHTDRLASDALVRLHMAMTAEGGHAVSGRAGKAVA from the coding sequence ATGGCGCGCATCGGCGAGGTCCAGGCTCCGGCGGCGACGCGCGACGCGCTCGCCCGTGGCCGGTTGCGGGCTTCGCTTGTGCCCGACCTGCTGGTCGAGGCGCGGCGCATCGTCAACACCGTGATCGCCGGCTGGCACGGCCGCCGCAAACGTGGCATTGGCGAGAATTTCTGGCAGTTCCGGCCCTATGTCGAAGGCGATTCCTCACGCATCGACTGGCGCCGCTCGGCACGCGACGACCATACCTATGTGCGCGACCGCGAATGGGAAGCCGCTCATACGGTGTGGCTTTGGGCCGACCCTTCGCCATCCATGCTCTACAAGTCGACCGGCGCCAGCGTTTCCAAGCAATCGCGCGCCCTGGTGCTCACGCTCGCCATGGCCGAACTTTTGTCGCGCAGCGGCGAACGCATCGCCTGGCCGGGGCTGACCGATCCGTTCACCGCCCGCAACGGCGCCGAGCGCATCGCCGCCCAGCTCATGCATGCCGGCGAGCTGCCGGCAAAACCCGACCTCACGGATATCAGGCGCTTCTGCGACATCGTCATCGCCAGCGATTTCCTCGATCCCGTGGAGGAAACGATGGCCTGGCTCGGCGTGCTGGCCCGCCATGGCGTGCGCGCCCACCTAATCGAGGTCGCCGACCCGGCCGAGGAGACCTTCCCCTATGCTGGTCGCACCGAGTTCACCGATCCCGAGACCGGCGAGAAACTGACAGCCGGGCGCGCCGAAATGCTCGCCGATGAATACCGCCTGCTCTACACTGCCCGCCGCCAGGAACTGGCCGGCTGGTGCAAGCGGCTCGGTTGGAGCTTCACCGTCAATCACACCGATCGGCTGGCGTCCGACGCGCTGGTGCGCCTGCACATGGCGATGACCGCCGAGGGCGGTCATGCGGTTAGCGGTCGTGCCGGAAAGGCGGTCGCATGA
- a CDS encoding CCA tRNA nucleotidyltransferase, producing the protein MSVSIAGRADWLADKHLQRLLAALTEGGEEARIAGGAVRNTLMGQPVADTDIATTCLPEETIRRAQAQGFKPVPTGIEHGTITVVAGGKPYEITTLRADIETDGRRAKVSFGRDWKLDAERRDFTINALYAEADGKVVDLVGGIADIEARRLRFIGDPEARIREDYLRILRFFRFFAWYGEGRPDAEGLKACARLKDGLAQLSAERVWSELKRLLSAPDPSRALLWMRQAGVLTAALPESERWGIDAIHGLAKAEKDLGWPADAMLRLEAIVPPDAARMKILAERLKLSTAEADRLRHWGLTAAVEPKTTEGELAKRLYRGDRQGFVDRLRLSLASARVRAVDDNDALLEAGGFSRLLAFALKWEKPSFPLKGADLTALGAKPGPKLGEILKNLEAEWVEAGFAPDRGALLERAAKALEP; encoded by the coding sequence GTGAGTGTTTCGATCGCGGGCAGGGCCGACTGGCTCGCCGACAAGCATCTGCAGCGCCTGCTCGCCGCTCTCACCGAGGGCGGTGAAGAGGCGCGTATTGCCGGTGGGGCGGTGCGCAACACGCTGATGGGCCAGCCGGTCGCCGACACCGACATCGCCACAACCTGTTTGCCTGAGGAAACCATCCGCCGCGCCCAGGCGCAAGGTTTCAAGCCGGTGCCGACCGGTATCGAGCACGGTACCATTACTGTGGTCGCAGGCGGCAAGCCCTATGAAATCACCACCTTGCGCGCCGATATCGAGACCGATGGCCGCCGCGCCAAGGTCTCGTTCGGCCGCGACTGGAAGCTCGACGCCGAGCGGCGCGATTTCACCATCAACGCGCTCTATGCCGAGGCCGATGGCAAGGTTGTCGACCTGGTCGGCGGCATCGCCGACATCGAGGCACGGCGGCTGCGCTTCATCGGCGATCCGGAAGCACGTATCCGCGAGGATTACCTGCGTATCCTGCGCTTTTTCCGCTTTTTCGCCTGGTATGGCGAAGGCCGGCCGGACGCCGAAGGGCTGAAGGCCTGCGCGCGGTTGAAGGACGGACTCGCACAGCTGTCCGCCGAGCGCGTCTGGTCAGAATTGAAGAGGCTTCTGTCGGCGCCGGACCCATCGCGGGCGCTGCTGTGGATGCGGCAGGCCGGTGTCCTGACCGCGGCGCTGCCGGAAAGCGAGAGGTGGGGCATCGATGCCATTCACGGGCTGGCCAAGGCCGAGAAGGATCTGGGCTGGCCGGCCGACGCGATGCTGCGGCTGGAGGCGATCGTGCCGCCGGATGCGGCGCGCATGAAAATACTGGCAGAGCGGCTGAAACTGTCGACTGCGGAAGCTGACCGCCTGCGCCACTGGGGGCTGACGGCTGCCGTCGAGCCGAAGACGACCGAGGGCGAACTGGCCAAGCGGCTCTATCGTGGCGATCGGCAAGGCTTTGTCGATCGGCTGCGGCTGTCGCTCGCCTCGGCGCGGGTGCGTGCCGTCGACGACAATGACGCACTGCTCGAAGCCGGCGGTTTCTCGCGCCTGCTCGCCTTTGCGCTCAAATGGGAGAAGCCGTCGTTTCCGCTGAAAGGCGCCGATCTGACCGCACTTGGCGCCAAGCCTGGGCCGAAGCTCGGCGAAATCCTCAAGAACCTCGAGGCGGAATGGGTCGAAGCGGGATTTGCGCCTGATCGCGGCGCATTGCTCGAACGCGCCGCGAAGGCCCTTGAACCCTAG
- a CDS encoding AAA family ATPase — MSVMVKESPISEKDMIAEAEKALADISRIRDGVGRVIFGQENVVERTLVALLAGGHALLVGVPGLAKTKLVETLGVVLGLDSRRIQFTPDLMPSDILGSEVMEQDEFGKRSFRFISGPIFAQLLMADEINRASPRTQSALLQAMQEYHVTIAGARHDLPAPFHVLATQNPLEQEGTYPLPEAQLDRFLMQVDILYPEIEAERRILLETTGVEDAKAQNVLQPARLKEIQTLIRRMPVPESVVEAILTLVRSARPGQDNAETDKLVAWGPGPRASQALMLCTRARALYDGRLAPSVDDVRALAEPVLQHRMALTFAARAEGTSVRDVVAKLVKGI, encoded by the coding sequence ATGAGCGTAATGGTCAAGGAAAGCCCAATCAGCGAAAAGGACATGATCGCCGAGGCCGAGAAGGCGCTTGCCGACATCTCCAGAATTCGCGACGGGGTCGGCCGGGTCATCTTCGGCCAGGAGAATGTCGTCGAGCGCACGCTGGTGGCGCTGCTGGCCGGCGGCCACGCGCTGCTGGTCGGCGTGCCCGGCCTCGCCAAGACCAAGCTGGTGGAGACACTGGGTGTCGTGCTCGGCCTCGATTCGCGCCGCATCCAGTTCACGCCCGATCTGATGCCCTCCGACATCCTCGGCTCCGAAGTGATGGAGCAGGACGAATTCGGCAAGCGCTCCTTCCGCTTCATTTCCGGACCGATCTTCGCCCAGCTTTTGATGGCCGACGAGATCAACCGCGCCTCGCCGCGCACCCAGTCGGCGCTGCTGCAGGCGATGCAGGAGTACCACGTCACCATTGCCGGCGCCCGCCACGACCTGCCGGCGCCCTTCCATGTGCTGGCGACGCAGAATCCGCTGGAGCAGGAAGGCACCTATCCGCTGCCGGAAGCCCAGCTCGACCGCTTCCTGATGCAGGTCGACATCCTCTATCCCGAAATCGAGGCCGAGCGCCGCATTCTTCTGGAAACCACCGGTGTCGAGGACGCCAAGGCGCAGAACGTGCTGCAGCCGGCGCGGCTGAAGGAGATCCAGACGCTGATCCGCCGCATGCCGGTGCCCGAAAGCGTCGTCGAGGCGATCCTGACCCTGGTGCGCTCGGCGCGCCCGGGCCAGGACAACGCCGAGACCGACAAGCTTGTCGCCTGGGGTCCAGGCCCGCGCGCCAGCCAGGCGCTGATGCTGTGCACGCGTGCGCGGGCGCTCTACGATGGGCGGCTGGCACCCTCGGTCGACGATGTGCGGGCGCTGGCCGAGCCGGTGCTGCAGCATCGCATGGCGCTGACTTTCGCCGCCCGCGCCGAAGGCACCAGCGTGCGCGATGTCGTGGCGAAGCTTGTGAAAGGGATTTGA
- a CDS encoding CoA pyrophosphatase, with protein sequence MDQVSPMPFSSADFRARFAAQPQAHASDDYGDHRFNPGHPRLNQGKALRNAAVLIPVVDHEGEATVLLTKRAEKLRNHSGQVAFPGGTIDATDASPEAAALRETFEEIGLGQDRIEILGRMPDYVAGSGYRIAPVLGIVRPGFQLALNADEVDAAFEVPLRFLMDPANHKRDSRMWNDLEWFFYDMPYGDRRIWGVTAGIIRTLYERLYA encoded by the coding sequence ATGGACCAGGTGTCACCGATGCCGTTTTCATCGGCGGATTTTCGCGCGCGCTTCGCCGCGCAGCCGCAGGCCCATGCCAGCGACGACTATGGCGATCACCGCTTCAATCCGGGCCATCCGCGCCTCAACCAGGGCAAGGCGCTGCGCAACGCGGCGGTGCTGATCCCGGTTGTCGATCACGAAGGCGAGGCGACGGTTCTCCTGACCAAGCGGGCCGAAAAGCTGCGCAACCATTCGGGGCAGGTGGCTTTTCCCGGCGGCACCATCGATGCCACCGATGCGAGCCCGGAAGCCGCGGCACTGCGCGAGACCTTCGAGGAGATCGGCCTTGGCCAGGATCGCATCGAGATCCTCGGACGCATGCCCGACTATGTCGCCGGCAGCGGCTACCGGATCGCGCCGGTGCTCGGCATCGTGCGGCCCGGTTTCCAGCTCGCCTTGAACGCCGATGAAGTCGACGCGGCCTTCGAGGTGCCGTTGCGCTTCCTGATGGACCCCGCCAACCATAAGCGCGACAGCCGCATGTGGAACGATCTCGAATGGTTCTTCTACGACATGCCTTACGGCGACCGGCGCATCTGGGGCGTCACCGCCGGGATCATCCGTACGCTCTATGAAAGGCTCTATGCGTGA